Within the Verrucomicrobiota bacterium genome, the region GCGGAGGAGTTGGACAGGCAAGCGCGCCAGCTTTCGCGCTACCTGCTCTTCGCGGATGAGGCGCCGCTGCCCGAAGGCGGCGTGCAAGGGGATCCGGCTTTCAAACAAGATTTTCAGCGCAATAGAAAGACCGCCGACGACGGTTCGTCGCTCAAGGATTTCGATTTGCGCACACGCCTGTTCAAGCATCGGTGCAGCTACATGATTTACAGCGCGGCGTTTCAGGGATTGCCCTCGGTCATAAAGGAAAGGGTGTATCGGCGTTTGGGAGAGGCGACGGATGTGGCGAAACCAGATCCCGAATACGCCTACCTTTCACCCGGCGAAAAGAACGCGCTGCGCAGGATTTTGAAGGAGACCTTGAGTGATCTGCCAGCGTGGTGGTAACCAGAATGCCCACTAAACACACCGAAGAAGAAAGGTGGTTTCACTCGCAGGTCGGTTTAACCTTTCTCGATGATGCGGCGATTTCGTGTGTTTGGCGTGTTTCGTGGGCTCTGGAGGGCTAGCTGATTTCGACAATTCCTGCTTCCAGCAGTTTCTCCGTTCGACTTCGGTAGGGCGAGCCTGTCCCCAGCGAGCCGTCTCCAACGTATTGCCAGTACGTCGGCCACGGCTCGGCGGGAGTCTCGCTCCACCGCCGTTTGATGTCGGGTAACTCTTTCTCCTCTTTTCTCTTTACCGAGCGCGGCGCGGTGTTAGAAGAGGCGCGTCATGCCCACGATCCAAGAAAACGTCAAGTGTTGGAACGGCGAATACGACTGGACGCAGCAGGGCGAGGAATGGTCTTTGCCCTGGGGCGGGTCGGAAGCCCAATGGTGGGGCACCTTGCTGCCGCGCATCCACGCCTTTGTCCCGTGCGAATCCATTCTGGAAATCGCGCCGGGCTACGGACGTTGGACGCGCTTTCTGAAGGATCTCAGCCAGCGGCTCACCGTCGTCGATCTCAGCGCCGGGTGCATCGATCATTGCCGGCGGCGCTTCGCGTCCTCGAATCACATCCGCTATTTTGTCAACGACGGCAAATCGCTGGACATGGTGGAAGATCAATCGGTCGATTTCGTGTTCAGCTTCGATTCGCTGGTGCATGCGGAGGCGGACGTTCTGGAAACGTATGTTCGGCAACTGGCGCGCAAGCTCACCAAGAACGGAGCCGGTTTCATTCATCACTCCAACGCGGCGCGTTACGGATTTTATTTCTCGCTCCTGAAAATGCGCCGGCCTGGCCCGGGAACGCCGGCCTCGAACCACGGCCCCAACGGAGCGGAAGTTCATTCGCCGCTCCGGGAAGGCCTCCGCCGGG harbors:
- a CDS encoding class I SAM-dependent methyltransferase, translated to MPTIQENVKCWNGEYDWTQQGEEWSLPWGGSEAQWWGTLLPRIHAFVPCESILEIAPGYGRWTRFLKDLSQRLTVVDLSAGCIDHCRRRFASSNHIRYFVNDGKSLDMVEDQSVDFVFSFDSLVHAEADVLETYVRQLARKLTKNGAGFIHHSNAARYGFYFSLLKMRRPGPGTPASNHGPNGAEVHSPLREGLRRGKRFLIQRGILVNDCARALSMSAGLFEQYCERAGLRCIGQEIINWSGSALIDCISIFTRPGSIWDRPNEVIENRHFVEESRNIGRVSGLYSRNSFARQPQADR